Proteins encoded within one genomic window of Haladaptatus sp. QDMS2:
- a CDS encoding site-specific integrase, whose protein sequence is MAEFHTQIKSGLTASLAGTEADCGDFTFAPYLAAWLADHPRSDNPEAYVFVGDPDHFQTSLDEPLCQGTIRRMLQTTAEHADVEKPVNPHNFRHYWTTIMKQEYGLNDEELKFLLEHQRSGNGMNEVYNHSVDSKLRRNIAEKRDGTISSQPKPLTPAHCAECNEQLADHWVFCPYCGTAYGP, encoded by the coding sequence CTTACAGCCTCCCTTGCGGGGACTGAAGCCGATTGTGGAGATTTCACATTTGCACCCTATCTCGCAGCTTGGTTAGCGGACCATCCACGTTCTGACAACCCTGAAGCCTACGTGTTCGTTGGCGACCCAGACCACTTCCAGACGAGTCTTGACGAACCCTTGTGTCAAGGAACGATACGTCGCATGCTCCAAACAACTGCTGAGCATGCAGACGTAGAAAAGCCGGTGAATCCACACAACTTCCGTCACTACTGGACGACGATAATGAAACAGGAATACGGACTCAATGACGAGGAACTCAAATTCCTCCTCGAGCATCAACGGTCGGGAAATGGAATGAACGAGGTCTACAATCACTCCGTGGATTCAAAGCTGCGAAGGAATATCGCCGAAAAACGCGACGGAACTATTTCATCGCAGCCAAAGCCCTTGACTCCAGCCCACTGTGCTGAATGCAATGAACAACTAGCCGACCACTGGGTTTTCTGTCCCTACTGTGGGACAGCATACGGTCCATAA
- the twy1 gene encoding 4-demethylwyosine synthase TYW1 — translation MSNSDGPSQVGTPNYHHENHTAAQTCGWTANALRGEGRCYKQIFYGIESHRCIQMTPVVKCNERCVFCWRDHRGHAYELDDVQWDDPAAVVEASIKLQRKLLSGFGGNDNVPRELFDQAMEPRHVAISLDGEPSLYPYLPELIDEFHAHDITTFLVSNGTRPGVIERCDPTQLYISVDAADRKTFDHTVRSVEEDSWDRLIDTMDVLAEKKDTRTVLRTTLVKGVNMANPDWYAALFDRADPDFVELKAYMHVGHSRGRLNRDSMPSHEEVVEFTEQVQAFMPEHTELKDVPASRVTLLAKDSDTWVPKLKKDSDFWARDPITGQS, via the coding sequence ATGAGTAACTCGGATGGACCAAGCCAGGTGGGGACTCCGAACTACCACCACGAGAACCACACTGCCGCTCAAACATGTGGTTGGACCGCGAACGCCCTGCGTGGCGAGGGTCGCTGTTATAAGCAAATATTTTATGGAATCGAGTCACACCGCTGCATTCAGATGACGCCAGTGGTCAAATGCAACGAGCGCTGTGTCTTCTGCTGGCGCGACCACCGCGGGCACGCCTACGAACTGGACGACGTCCAGTGGGACGACCCGGCGGCCGTCGTGGAGGCGAGCATCAAGCTCCAGCGAAAACTCCTTTCGGGATTCGGCGGCAACGACAACGTCCCCCGCGAACTGTTCGACCAGGCGATGGAACCGCGCCACGTCGCCATCTCGCTGGACGGCGAACCGTCCCTCTACCCGTATCTCCCCGAACTCATCGACGAGTTTCACGCCCACGACATCACGACGTTCCTCGTCTCCAATGGGACCCGTCCCGGCGTCATCGAACGTTGTGACCCGACGCAACTCTACATCAGCGTGGACGCCGCAGACCGCAAGACGTTCGACCACACGGTTCGCTCCGTCGAGGAGGACTCGTGGGACCGCCTCATCGACACGATGGACGTACTCGCGGAGAAGAAAGACACCCGCACCGTCCTCCGGACAACGCTCGTCAAGGGCGTGAACATGGCAAATCCCGACTGGTACGCTGCCCTTTTCGACCGCGCGGACCCGGATTTTGTCGAACTCAAGGCGTACATGCACGTCGGCCACTCGCGGGGCCGACTGAACCGCGACTCGATGCCGAGCCACGAGGAGGTCGTCGAGTTCACAGAACAGGTTCAGGCGTTCATGCCCGAACACACCGAGTTGAAAGACGTCCCTGCTTCCCGCGTCACGCTGCTCGCGAAAGACAGCGATACGTGGGTGCCGAAACTGAAGAAGGACAGCGACTTCTGGGCGCGTGACCCGATTACGGGGCAGTCCTGA